One segment of Mycolicibacterium baixiangningiae DNA contains the following:
- a CDS encoding LLM class flavin-dependent oxidoreductase, which produces MRLSVLDLIPVRSDQTTSDALAATTHLAQTADRLGYTRYWIAEHHNMPAVAATSPPVVIAHLAAQTSQVRFGSGGVMLPNHAPLAVAEQFALLEAAHPGRIDLGLGRAPGSDPVTSMALRGAAGRDDTDIERFPEYLDDVAALMSRHGVRVSLPRNLMRENYILKATPAAATEPRLWLLGSSMYSAHLAAAKGLPYVFAHHFSGQGTAEALATYRAEFRPSDVAAEPVTFLTVNAVVAETHDEAMALMLPNLHMMAQLRTGQPLTALDLVEDAESKQLSAQAQAVVQHGLTRAVVGSPTEAAEQVRALADEFDVDEVMVNPVASARRGTDPATSPARDTTLELLAKELF; this is translated from the coding sequence ATGCGCCTTTCTGTCCTGGACCTCATACCCGTGCGCAGCGACCAGACCACCTCGGATGCGCTGGCGGCGACCACCCACCTCGCGCAGACCGCTGACCGGCTGGGATACACCCGCTACTGGATCGCCGAGCACCACAACATGCCCGCCGTCGCCGCGACCAGTCCGCCGGTCGTGATCGCGCACCTCGCTGCGCAGACGTCGCAGGTGCGGTTCGGTTCGGGCGGAGTGATGCTGCCCAACCACGCCCCGCTGGCGGTGGCCGAACAGTTCGCCCTGCTCGAAGCCGCCCACCCGGGCCGCATCGACCTCGGGCTCGGCCGGGCGCCGGGGTCGGACCCGGTGACGTCGATGGCGCTGCGCGGCGCCGCCGGGCGTGACGACACCGACATCGAGCGCTTTCCCGAGTACCTCGACGACGTCGCGGCGCTGATGAGCAGGCACGGCGTGCGGGTCTCGTTGCCGCGCAACCTGATGCGCGAGAACTACATCCTCAAGGCCACCCCCGCAGCGGCCACCGAACCGCGGTTGTGGCTGCTCGGCTCCTCGATGTACTCCGCGCACCTGGCCGCCGCCAAGGGTCTGCCGTACGTGTTCGCCCACCACTTCTCCGGACAGGGCACCGCCGAGGCGCTGGCCACCTACCGTGCCGAGTTCCGGCCCAGCGACGTCGCCGCCGAACCGGTGACGTTCCTGACGGTGAACGCCGTCGTCGCCGAGACCCACGACGAGGCGATGGCGCTGATGCTGCCGAACCTGCACATGATGGCCCAGCTGCGCACCGGTCAGCCGTTGACCGCGCTCGACCTGGTCGAGGACGCCGAGTCCAAGCAGCTCAGTGCCCAGGCCCAGGCTGTCGTCCAGCACGGACTGACGCGTGCCGTGGTCGGCTCACCGACCGAGGCGGCAGAACAGGTCCGGGCCCTGGCCGACGAGTTCGACGTCGACGAAGTGATGGTCAACCCCGTCGCCTCTGCGCGCCGCGGCACCGATCCGGCGACGTCGCCCGCCCGCGACACCACGCTGGAACTGCTGGCCAAAGAGCTGTTCTAG
- a CDS encoding FAD-binding oxidoreductase, with protein MDALADLTAELPDGVVVTDPDIVASYRQDRAADPNAGTALAVVRPSRTEEVQAVLRWASAHQVAVVPRGMGTGLSGGATALDGAIVLSTEKMRDITVDPVTRTAVAQPGLLNAEVKKAVAEYGLWYPPDPSSYEICSIGGNIATNAGGLCCVKYGVTTDYVLGLQVVLADGTPVRLGGPRLKDVAGLSLTKLFVGSEGTLGVITEVTLKLLPPQPSPCTVVATFDTVEAATGAVVTITGRIRPSMLEFMDQVAINAVEDKLRMGLDRNAAAMMVAASDDRGAAGAEDAAFMAQMFTEAGATEVYSTSDPEEGEAFVAARRFAIPAVEAKGSLLLEDVGVPVPKLADLCTGIEKIAADRDVLISVIAHAGDGNTHPLIVFDPADAAMAERAEQAFGEIMDLAVSLGGTITGEHGVGRLKRPWLAGQIGPEAMELNRRIKAALDPAAILNPGAAF; from the coding sequence ATGGATGCGCTCGCCGATTTGACCGCCGAACTGCCCGACGGTGTCGTCGTCACCGATCCCGACATCGTGGCGTCCTACCGGCAGGACCGGGCGGCCGATCCGAATGCGGGCACCGCGCTGGCCGTCGTGCGCCCCAGCCGCACCGAGGAGGTGCAGGCGGTGCTGCGCTGGGCATCCGCGCACCAGGTCGCGGTGGTCCCGCGCGGGATGGGCACCGGGCTGTCCGGCGGAGCGACGGCGCTCGACGGCGCGATCGTGCTCTCGACGGAGAAGATGCGCGACATCACCGTCGACCCGGTCACCCGCACCGCGGTCGCGCAGCCCGGTCTGCTCAACGCCGAGGTCAAGAAGGCCGTCGCCGAATACGGGCTGTGGTACCCGCCCGACCCGTCGTCGTACGAGATCTGCAGCATCGGCGGCAACATCGCCACCAACGCCGGTGGCCTGTGCTGTGTGAAATACGGCGTGACCACCGACTACGTGCTCGGCCTGCAGGTGGTGCTGGCCGACGGCACCCCGGTGCGCCTGGGCGGGCCGCGGCTCAAGGACGTCGCGGGGCTGTCGCTCACCAAGTTGTTCGTCGGCAGCGAGGGCACGCTGGGCGTGATCACCGAGGTGACCCTGAAGCTGCTGCCCCCGCAGCCGTCCCCGTGCACGGTGGTCGCGACGTTCGACACGGTCGAGGCGGCCACGGGTGCCGTCGTCACCATCACCGGCCGCATCCGGCCGTCGATGCTGGAGTTCATGGACCAAGTCGCCATCAACGCGGTCGAGGACAAGCTGCGTATGGGTCTGGACCGCAACGCCGCCGCGATGATGGTCGCCGCCTCCGACGACCGCGGTGCCGCCGGCGCGGAAGACGCCGCGTTCATGGCGCAGATGTTCACCGAAGCCGGTGCGACGGAGGTGTACTCGACGTCAGACCCCGAGGAGGGTGAAGCTTTCGTGGCGGCGCGGCGATTCGCGATCCCTGCCGTCGAGGCCAAGGGTTCGCTGCTGCTCGAAGACGTCGGCGTGCCGGTGCCCAAACTCGCCGACCTGTGCACGGGTATCGAGAAGATCGCCGCCGACCGCGACGTGCTGATCTCGGTGATCGCCCACGCCGGTGACGGCAACACTCACCCGCTGATCGTGTTCGACCCGGCCGACGCGGCGATGGCCGAACGCGCCGAGCAGGCGTTCGGGGAGATCATGGACCTCGCCGTCAGCCTGGGCGGCACCATCACCGGCGAGCACGGCGTCGGGCGGTTGAAGCGGCCGTGGCTGGCCGGTCAGATCGGGCCGGAGGCGATGGAACTGAACCGCCGGATCAAGGCGGCGCTCGACCCTGCCGCGATCCTCAACCCGGGCGCCGCGTTCTGA
- a CDS encoding siderophore-interacting protein, translating to MSDKKPSRGFSGAVLKLMRAGDFTFTVTGKREVGPYYLRLSFAAGGMLAENPPHPTQWVRVWFADGDKQHQRGYTLVNPDPASDTVDIEFALHDGVASRWARDAQPGDTIDITVLGSNFALPQPLPAGYVIVGDTASLPAINSLLTAIDDAPARVFLEAGHEEDKQLPVVRSSDVTWVDRKNAGEALIETVAAAAFDAADHFGWVACDNRTTRAVAKVFREDYKIPKKSIKAQAYWQV from the coding sequence ATGTCCGACAAGAAACCGTCGCGCGGATTCAGCGGCGCAGTGCTCAAGCTGATGCGCGCCGGCGACTTCACGTTCACGGTCACCGGTAAGCGCGAGGTCGGACCGTACTACCTGCGGCTCAGTTTCGCCGCTGGCGGCATGCTCGCCGAGAACCCTCCGCACCCGACGCAGTGGGTCCGGGTCTGGTTCGCCGACGGCGACAAACAACACCAGCGCGGCTACACCCTGGTCAACCCCGACCCGGCGAGTGACACCGTGGACATCGAGTTCGCGCTGCACGACGGCGTGGCATCCCGGTGGGCGCGCGACGCACAACCCGGCGACACCATCGACATCACCGTGCTGGGCAGCAATTTCGCGCTCCCGCAACCACTTCCGGCCGGTTACGTGATCGTCGGCGACACCGCGTCACTTCCCGCGATCAACTCCCTGCTGACCGCCATCGACGACGCCCCCGCGCGGGTGTTCCTGGAGGCGGGCCACGAGGAGGACAAGCAACTGCCGGTGGTCCGCAGTTCCGACGTCACCTGGGTGGACCGCAAGAACGCCGGTGAGGCACTCATCGAGACGGTCGCCGCGGCGGCATTCGACGCGGCCGACCACTTCGGCTGGGTGGCCTGCGACAACCGCACCACCCGGGCGGTGGCCAAGGTCTTCCGCGAGGACTACAAGATCCCGAAGAAGTCCATCAAGGCTCAGGCCTACTGGCAGGTGTGA
- a CDS encoding TetR/AcrR family transcriptional regulator, which translates to MPADWLADRRTEVAADRILDAAERLFTERDAASVGMNDIAKAAGCSRATLYRYFDSRDTLHTAYVHREAQRLYRTLTERVGEVADPAARLVEGMLIALRSVRENPALSSWFAPTARPIGGEWAERSEVVKAMVETFVGSLGDADPDPDDVERRARWLVRVLTSLLLFPGRDDDDERAMLAEFVVPVVLSGQTVTPASRPEP; encoded by the coding sequence ATGCCCGCCGACTGGCTCGCCGACCGGCGCACCGAGGTCGCCGCCGACCGCATCCTCGACGCGGCGGAGCGGCTGTTCACCGAACGCGACGCCGCGAGCGTCGGCATGAACGACATCGCCAAGGCCGCCGGCTGTTCTCGCGCGACGCTCTACCGGTACTTCGACAGCCGAGACACCCTGCACACCGCCTACGTACACCGCGAGGCGCAACGGCTGTACCGCACGCTCACCGAGCGAGTCGGCGAGGTGGCCGACCCAGCCGCGCGGCTGGTCGAGGGCATGCTCATCGCGTTGCGCAGCGTGCGCGAAAACCCGGCGCTGTCATCGTGGTTCGCGCCAACGGCGCGGCCGATCGGCGGTGAGTGGGCCGAGCGCTCCGAGGTCGTCAAGGCGATGGTGGAGACGTTCGTGGGGTCACTGGGCGACGCCGACCCCGACCCTGACGACGTGGAGCGTCGCGCCCGCTGGCTGGTACGGGTGCTGACGTCGCTGCTGCTGTTCCCCGGCCGCGACGACGACGACGAACGCGCCATGCTCGCGGAGTTCGTGGTGCCGGTGGTGCTGAGCGGGCAGACCGTCACACCTGCCAGTAGGCCTGAGCCTTGA
- a CDS encoding MFS transporter: MTTSKRGPLFLIYFSALTAGAGNGISLVAFPWLVLQRNGSAVDASIVAMAGTLPLLVATLIAGAAVDYLGRRRVSMISDALSALSVAAVPVLALTFGVHMVNVAVLAALAALGAFFDPAGMTARETMLPEAAQRAGWTLDHANSVYEAVFNLAYIVGPGIGGLLIATMGGVNTMWVTAGAFVLSIVAIAGLRLEGAGRPERDQLPERVWTGIVEGLGFVWRTPVLRTLAVVDLIATGLYMPMESVLFPKYFTDRDEPAQLGWVLMALSLGGLVGALSYAVLSRYANRRTVMLTALLTLGVAMTVIAFLPPLPVILALSAIVGLVYGPIAPIYNYVMQTRAPAHLRGRVVGVMGSLAYAAGPLGLVVAGPLADGAGLSVTFFALALPMLVLGAAAVFLPALRQLDQVPAADPA; this comes from the coding sequence ATGACCACCAGCAAGCGCGGCCCGCTGTTCCTCATCTACTTCTCGGCGCTGACCGCGGGAGCGGGGAACGGCATCTCACTGGTCGCCTTCCCGTGGTTGGTGTTGCAGCGCAACGGCTCTGCCGTCGACGCCTCGATCGTCGCGATGGCAGGCACGCTGCCGCTGCTGGTGGCCACGTTGATCGCCGGTGCCGCGGTCGACTACCTGGGCCGGCGGCGGGTGTCGATGATCTCCGACGCCCTGTCCGCACTGTCGGTGGCCGCCGTGCCCGTCCTCGCGCTGACCTTCGGTGTGCACATGGTCAACGTGGCGGTGCTGGCGGCGCTCGCCGCGCTCGGCGCCTTCTTCGACCCCGCCGGCATGACCGCACGCGAGACGATGCTGCCCGAGGCCGCCCAGCGGGCCGGGTGGACACTCGACCACGCCAACAGCGTGTACGAGGCGGTGTTCAACCTGGCCTACATCGTCGGACCGGGGATCGGCGGTCTGCTGATCGCGACGATGGGCGGTGTGAACACCATGTGGGTGACGGCGGGGGCGTTCGTGCTGTCGATCGTCGCGATCGCCGGGCTGCGGCTCGAGGGCGCCGGCCGCCCGGAGCGCGACCAATTGCCCGAGCGGGTGTGGACCGGCATCGTCGAAGGACTCGGATTCGTATGGCGCACACCGGTATTACGCACGCTGGCGGTCGTCGACCTGATCGCCACCGGTCTGTACATGCCGATGGAGAGCGTGCTGTTCCCGAAGTACTTCACCGACCGCGACGAACCGGCGCAGCTCGGTTGGGTGCTGATGGCACTGTCGCTCGGCGGGCTGGTGGGTGCGCTGAGCTACGCGGTGCTGTCGCGCTACGCCAACCGCCGCACCGTGATGCTGACCGCCCTGCTGACCCTCGGCGTCGCGATGACGGTGATCGCATTCCTGCCGCCGCTGCCGGTGATTCTCGCGCTGTCGGCGATTGTCGGGCTGGTGTACGGGCCGATCGCGCCGATCTACAACTACGTCATGCAGACGCGTGCGCCGGCGCATCTGCGCGGCCGGGTGGTCGGGGTGATGGGTTCGCTGGCCTACGCCGCAGGCCCGCTCGGTCTGGTGGTGGCAGGCCCGCTGGCCGACGGAGCCGGTCTGTCCGTGACGTTCTTCGCGCTCGCGCTGCCGATGCTGGTCCTCGGCGCGGCAGCGGTATTCCTGCCCGCGCTGCGCCAGCTCGACCAGGTGCCGGCCGCCGACCCCGCCTAG
- a CDS encoding nuclear transport factor 2 family protein, protein MSLRELYDRYAAAWAGRDPDAIVALHADQTTFWLHDGRPAIEGRPAVRDAFAAMFEALPDLGFVVHRTEFGPRHWVLDWTATSTGSDGRPVCFDCMDLVTVSDDWRVARKDTFVDGAQFLRALGG, encoded by the coding sequence ATGAGCCTGCGCGAGCTCTACGACCGGTACGCGGCGGCATGGGCCGGTCGCGACCCCGACGCGATCGTCGCCCTCCACGCCGACCAGACGACGTTCTGGCTGCACGACGGCAGGCCCGCAATCGAGGGTCGCCCGGCGGTGCGCGATGCGTTCGCCGCGATGTTCGAGGCACTGCCCGACCTCGGGTTCGTCGTGCACCGCACCGAGTTCGGGCCGCGGCACTGGGTGCTGGACTGGACGGCGACCTCGACCGGCTCCGACGGCCGGCCCGTGTGCTTCGACTGCATGGATCTGGTGACGGTCAGCGATGACTGGCGGGTGGCACGCAAGGACACTTTCGTCGACGGCGCGCAGTTCCTTCGCGCACTCGGCGGCTGA
- a CDS encoding cytochrome P450, whose product MTAGVSHEARFELATAATWSDLWPMYAALRDHDPVHHVVPPAAPDLNYYVLSRHADVWRAARDHETFSSAQGLTVNYDELNLIGLADNPPFVMQDPPVHTEFRKLVSRGFTPRQVEDVEPAVRAFVVERIEALRANGGGDIVRELFKPLPSMVVAHYLGVPEADRAQFDGWTEAIVAANAESGGVAAAGDAIGAMAAYFAELVERRRREPGDDTISHLVAADVDVLPVLAFTFTMVTGGNDTTTGMLGGTVQLLHQRPDQRRMLTQNPDLIADAVDEFLRLTSPVQGLARTATRDVTIGDATIPAGRKALLLYGSANRDEREFGPDAGELDVTRKPRNILTFSHGAHFCLGAAAARMQSRVALTELLARCPEFTVDEAGIVWAGGSYVRRPLSVPFAI is encoded by the coding sequence ATGACGGCGGGTGTGTCTCACGAAGCGCGGTTCGAGTTGGCGACGGCGGCGACCTGGTCCGACCTGTGGCCGATGTACGCCGCGCTGCGTGACCACGACCCCGTCCACCACGTCGTCCCGCCCGCGGCGCCCGATCTCAACTACTACGTCCTGAGCCGCCACGCCGACGTCTGGCGGGCCGCCCGGGACCACGAGACCTTCTCGTCCGCTCAGGGGCTGACCGTCAACTACGACGAGCTGAACCTGATCGGGCTGGCGGACAACCCGCCCTTCGTCATGCAGGACCCGCCGGTGCACACCGAGTTCCGCAAGCTGGTCTCGCGCGGGTTCACCCCCCGGCAGGTGGAGGACGTCGAACCGGCGGTGCGCGCGTTCGTCGTCGAGCGCATCGAAGCGCTGCGCGCCAACGGCGGTGGCGACATCGTGCGAGAGCTGTTCAAACCGCTGCCGTCGATGGTCGTCGCGCACTACCTCGGTGTTCCGGAGGCCGACCGGGCACAGTTCGACGGGTGGACCGAGGCGATCGTTGCGGCCAACGCCGAGTCGGGCGGCGTGGCCGCGGCCGGTGACGCGATCGGCGCGATGGCAGCCTACTTCGCCGAGCTGGTCGAGCGGCGCCGCCGCGAACCCGGTGACGACACCATCAGCCACCTGGTGGCCGCCGACGTCGACGTGCTTCCGGTGCTGGCGTTCACGTTCACGATGGTCACCGGGGGCAACGACACCACCACCGGGATGCTCGGTGGCACAGTGCAACTGCTGCACCAGCGGCCCGACCAACGCCGGATGCTCACCCAGAATCCGGACCTCATCGCCGACGCCGTCGACGAATTCCTACGGCTGACCTCACCGGTGCAGGGGCTGGCGCGCACCGCGACCCGTGACGTCACGATCGGCGACGCCACGATTCCCGCCGGACGCAAAGCACTGCTGCTCTACGGTTCGGCCAACCGCGATGAGCGCGAATTCGGCCCGGATGCAGGCGAGCTCGACGTCACCCGCAAGCCGCGCAACATCCTGACCTTCAGCCACGGCGCGCACTTCTGCCTGGGCGCGGCGGCGGCCCGGATGCAGTCGCGCGTCGCGCTGACCGAACTGCTCGCCCGCTGTCCCGAGTTCACCGTGGACGAGGCCGGAATCGTGTGGGCCGGCGGCAGTTACGTGCGGCGTCCGCTGTCCGTACCGTTCGCGATCTGA
- a CDS encoding uracil-DNA glycosylase has product MQLPHPRTGLPFPTPVPPGTGWPGDPATPATAVATSAAAVESLAGAVASLDELDALVSVCRACPRLVEWREEAAAVKRKAFADQPYWGRPAPGWGDAHPRILVVGLAPAAHGANRTGRVFTGDRSGDFLFAALHRGGLANQALCVDAADGLNLNDVRVAAAVRCAPPANAPTPAERATCAPWLDAEWRLVRGDVRVVVALGGFAWKVALQMLRRGGEEVAVPAPQFGHLAEATVGGLTLLGCYHPSQQNTFTGKLTPAMMDGVFSRARDLAGL; this is encoded by the coding sequence GTGCAATTGCCCCACCCGCGCACCGGCTTGCCGTTCCCCACACCCGTGCCGCCGGGGACGGGGTGGCCGGGCGATCCGGCCACACCCGCGACCGCGGTGGCCACGTCGGCGGCGGCAGTGGAGTCGCTGGCGGGCGCAGTCGCGTCACTCGACGAGCTCGACGCGCTGGTCTCGGTGTGCCGCGCCTGCCCGCGTCTGGTCGAGTGGCGGGAGGAGGCGGCCGCGGTCAAACGCAAGGCGTTCGCCGATCAGCCGTACTGGGGCAGGCCCGCACCCGGGTGGGGTGACGCGCACCCGCGCATCTTGGTCGTCGGGTTGGCCCCGGCCGCCCACGGCGCCAACCGCACCGGCCGGGTGTTCACCGGGGACCGCTCGGGTGACTTCCTGTTCGCCGCACTGCACCGCGGCGGGCTGGCCAACCAGGCGCTGTGCGTCGACGCCGCGGACGGGTTGAACCTCAACGATGTTCGCGTCGCCGCGGCGGTCCGGTGCGCACCGCCGGCGAATGCACCCACCCCTGCCGAGCGGGCGACGTGCGCACCGTGGCTGGACGCGGAGTGGCGTCTGGTCCGTGGCGACGTGCGGGTGGTGGTCGCGCTGGGCGGCTTCGCGTGGAAAGTGGCGCTGCAGATGCTGCGCCGCGGCGGCGAGGAGGTGGCGGTGCCCGCACCGCAGTTCGGGCATCTCGCCGAGGCGACGGTCGGCGGCCTGACCCTGCTCGGCTGCTACCACCCCAGCCAGCAGAACACCTTCACCGGCAAGCTGACCCCGGCGATGATGGACGGCGTGTTCTCGCGGGCCCGGGACCTGGCCGGGTTGTAG
- a CDS encoding L-lactate permease — MYQQVLDPVANSLAWSAAVAAVPLLLLFVLLGALKMTAWKASLISLAVSVAIAVLVYGMPVGQTLLAGTEGAAFGFFPILWIVINAIWVYQMTVETGHFDVLRRSFSSVSDDQRIQAIIIAFSFGALIEALAGFGTPVAVTSVMLMALGFRPLKAAVLALVANTAPVAFGAMATPIITLSKVTELDVDTLGAMVGRQTPILALLVPLALVAIVDGRRGMRATWPAALVCGFVFAVAQYATSNFLSVPLADVVAALLSAAAVVALVRVWHPANSYTELAEPAEVAGDGGGPVPAGGNGATGGALRTADEPTTRRDHGVEDSRADVVKAYAPYAIIIGVFVICQIPAVKTLLEKATFAGNWPGLNVVDADGDPSTLTKFTLNLLTTPGTQMLFAGVLTMIALRLSVPRAVKAYGVTLHQLRWAIVTVMTVLALAFVMNLSGQTITLGTFMAAAGGAFALLSPILGWLGVAVTGSDTSANSLFGALQVTAANQAGLSDVLMAASNSSGGVLGKMISPQNLAIAAAAVGLDGKEGDIFRRVILWSLGFLVLLCALSALQSSPVLSWMVPS; from the coding sequence GTGTACCAGCAAGTTCTCGATCCCGTCGCCAACTCGCTCGCCTGGAGCGCAGCGGTGGCGGCCGTCCCGCTCCTTCTCCTGTTCGTGCTTCTCGGTGCGTTGAAGATGACCGCATGGAAGGCATCGCTCATCTCGCTGGCCGTCAGCGTCGCGATCGCCGTCCTCGTGTACGGGATGCCGGTCGGACAGACTCTGCTGGCAGGCACCGAAGGAGCCGCCTTCGGCTTCTTCCCGATCCTGTGGATCGTCATCAACGCCATCTGGGTGTATCAGATGACCGTCGAGACAGGCCATTTCGACGTGCTGCGGCGATCCTTCAGCTCGGTCAGCGACGACCAGCGCATCCAGGCCATCATCATCGCCTTTTCCTTCGGCGCCCTGATCGAGGCGCTTGCCGGGTTCGGGACACCGGTGGCGGTCACCTCGGTGATGCTGATGGCACTGGGCTTCCGCCCCCTGAAGGCAGCCGTGCTGGCCCTGGTCGCCAACACCGCGCCCGTCGCCTTCGGCGCGATGGCCACTCCCATCATCACGCTCAGCAAGGTCACGGAGTTGGACGTCGACACACTCGGCGCGATGGTCGGCCGGCAGACACCGATCCTCGCGCTGTTGGTGCCGCTGGCGCTGGTGGCGATCGTCGACGGTCGCCGTGGCATGCGCGCGACGTGGCCGGCAGCCTTGGTCTGCGGCTTCGTGTTCGCCGTCGCGCAGTACGCCACGTCGAACTTCCTGTCGGTACCGCTGGCCGACGTCGTCGCTGCACTGCTGTCGGCGGCCGCGGTCGTCGCGCTGGTGCGGGTGTGGCATCCCGCCAACTCCTACACCGAACTCGCCGAGCCCGCTGAGGTCGCCGGGGACGGCGGGGGTCCGGTGCCGGCCGGCGGGAACGGGGCGACCGGAGGTGCGTTACGCACGGCCGACGAACCGACCACCCGGCGGGACCACGGCGTCGAGGACTCCCGCGCCGACGTCGTCAAGGCGTATGCGCCCTACGCGATCATCATCGGCGTCTTCGTCATCTGCCAGATTCCGGCGGTCAAGACGCTGCTGGAAAAGGCGACGTTCGCCGGGAACTGGCCGGGCCTCAACGTGGTCGACGCCGACGGCGACCCGTCGACGCTGACGAAGTTCACGCTCAACCTGCTGACCACCCCCGGCACGCAGATGCTGTTCGCCGGCGTGCTCACGATGATCGCGCTGCGCCTGTCGGTGCCGCGGGCGGTCAAGGCGTACGGAGTGACGCTGCACCAACTGCGTTGGGCGATCGTCACCGTCATGACCGTGCTCGCACTGGCGTTCGTGATGAACCTGTCCGGTCAGACGATCACGCTCGGCACATTCATGGCCGCCGCGGGTGGGGCCTTCGCGCTGCTGTCACCCATCCTGGGCTGGCTCGGCGTCGCGGTCACCGGTTCCGACACCTCGGCGAACTCATTATTCGGCGCGCTCCAGGTGACCGCCGCGAACCAGGCCGGACTGTCCGATGTGCTGATGGCCGCGTCCAACAGCTCCGGCGGCGTCCTGGGCAAGATGATCTCGCCGCAGAACCTCGCGATCGCCGCGGCGGCGGTCGGACTCGACGGAAAGGAGGGCGACATCTTCCGTCGGGTGATCTTGTGGAGCCTCGGGTTCCTCGTCCTGCTGTGCGCGTTGTCGGCGCTGCAGTCCTCGCCGGTGCTGTCGTGGATGGTGCCGTCATGA
- a CDS encoding winged helix-turn-helix transcriptional regulator, protein MPNRSYGQHCAVAKSLDIVGDRWTLLIVRELLDRPQRYGDLLAGLAPIATDMLASRLRDLERHGLARRRELAKPASGNVYELTADGRALEEVINAFARWGRHLLTTRAPTDVVRPEWLARAVRAYVRPDRTGEDLVVRLATPQGGTTVRITADEVLDESDDVAADVILTGDVDVLAAALDPSRVPDLVSAGRLHIAGEPSAVRRLTKMFALPRVRV, encoded by the coding sequence GTGCCCAACCGCTCTTACGGCCAGCACTGCGCCGTGGCGAAAAGCCTCGACATCGTCGGCGACCGTTGGACGCTGCTCATCGTGCGCGAACTGCTCGACCGCCCGCAGCGCTATGGCGATCTGCTCGCGGGCCTCGCGCCGATCGCCACCGACATGCTGGCGAGCAGGCTGCGCGACCTCGAGCGGCACGGTCTGGCGCGCAGACGGGAGTTGGCGAAACCGGCATCGGGCAATGTGTACGAGCTCACCGCCGACGGTCGCGCGCTCGAAGAGGTCATCAATGCGTTCGCGAGGTGGGGCAGGCACCTGCTCACCACCCGCGCACCGACCGATGTGGTGCGCCCGGAGTGGTTGGCCCGCGCGGTGCGCGCCTATGTGCGTCCGGACCGCACCGGTGAGGACCTCGTGGTGCGGTTGGCGACACCGCAGGGCGGGACGACGGTGCGGATCACCGCCGACGAGGTCCTCGACGAGTCCGACGACGTCGCCGCAGACGTGATCCTGACCGGCGACGTCGACGTGCTGGCCGCGGCACTGGATCCCAGCCGGGTGCCTGACCTGGTCTCGGCGGGTCGACTGCACATCGCGGGGGAGCCGAGCGCGGTGCGCCGGCTGACCAAAATGTTTGCGTTGCCGCGGGTTCGGGTCTAG
- a CDS encoding DUF3237 domain-containing protein, whose product MATTLVDIDAIPALEHLLDINIGFAPVQIFDTPVGTRFTYVVRHGRCEGPRVAGDILPGGGDWILFGTDRVARLDVRATLRTDDGALIHITNTGRVHMPPDAAARFAAGELIRHDEMVARSSPLFDTDDERYRWINAVHTVAINQVSLTEVHYRVFAVR is encoded by the coding sequence ATGGCAACCACTTTGGTCGACATCGACGCCATCCCCGCACTCGAGCACCTGCTCGACATCAACATCGGGTTCGCCCCGGTACAGATCTTCGACACGCCCGTCGGCACGCGCTTCACCTACGTGGTCAGACACGGCCGCTGCGAGGGGCCACGCGTCGCGGGCGACATCCTGCCCGGCGGCGGCGACTGGATCCTCTTCGGCACCGACCGCGTTGCTCGCCTCGACGTGCGCGCCACGTTGCGCACCGACGACGGCGCACTGATCCACATCACCAACACCGGACGGGTGCACATGCCGCCTGATGCCGCCGCCCGGTTCGCCGCGGGAGAACTCATCCGGCACGACGAGATGGTGGCGCGGTCGAGTCCGCTGTTCGACACCGACGACGAGCGCTACCGGTGGATCAATGCCGTGCACACGGTGGCGATCAATCAGGTGTCGCTGACGGAGGTGCACTACCGGGTGTTCGCGGTCCGATGA